The nucleotide sequence CAGCACGCGGCCGACCACGGCCATCGCCGTCAGCACCGCGACGGCAACGGCGGCGCGCTCGCGCCCGATCACGGGATCGAGGAACGAGATGAGATGTACGATGAAGCCGACCTGCGCGAACAGCACAAGCGCAAACGCGACCGTCACCGTGAGGAAGCCGACATCGCGCACCGCGTCCTTTCGGATCTGCGCCGATGATCGCGCCTTCGCTTTTGTCGCGGCGTGCCAGCCGTGGCGGTCGGGCGGATGACCGACGACGATCAGAATCACGGGCAGGAGCAGCACCAGCATGGCGCCGGCGGCAGTGAACATCGCGCTCGCGAAGCCGACATGGCCGATCATGGTCACCAGCAGCGGCACGCCGGCGATGCCGCCGAAGCTGGCGCCATTGAGCGCCAGGCTGATGGCCATGCCGCGCTTGTGGTCGAACCACAGGCTGATCGTGTTGGTGATCATCGCGAGACTCGTGCCGGCCCAGCCGAAGGCGAGCACGGCATCGGCGAGATAAAGCTGCCAGGGCTCGCGCACCGCGCCGATCGCAACCGCGGCCGCCGCCATCGCCAGCGTACCGGCGATCAGGCAAAGCCGCGGGCCATATGTCCGGATCGCCTCGCCGACGAAGACGACCAGCAGCGCGCCGAACAGGTAGAAGAAGGTCGTGCCCGAGGAGATCAGCGAGACCGGCCAGCCATGCGCGCGCTGAAGCTCGGCGACATAGACGCTCTGCCCGTAGAAGCCGAGCCCCCAGCCGAAGGTCGCGAGCAGGAAGCAGACCGCAACGATGCGCCAGCCTTCGTAACGGAGGGAGGATTCGTCGATGGCCGGGGACTGAGGATTGTCGAGCATTTTCTTGCTTGCCGGTTGTTTTGCTCCGTCATTCCCGGGGCGTCCCGGGCATCCACGTCCATCCTCGCGCCAAAGATGTGGATGGCCGGGACATTTGGCGTGAAGACGCGCTTCGCGCTTTCGCCCGGCCATGACGACATCGTCTAGCAATCATCGCAAGGCGAACGCTTCGATGCAAATCGAAGCGTTCAGACTGCTGCCAGGCTCCTGCCAGCCTCAGATCGCGTCGGGGAATTCGCCCATGGCCGCCTCCAGCCGCTCCTTGCGGCGGCGGGCCCAGGAGGCGAGCGAGAGGACGACGAGGCCGAGCAGCACCGGCGGGAACACCACCATGTTCACTGCCGACCAGCCGTAGCTCGCGAGCAACTGGCCGGAGGAGAACGAGCCGATCGCCATCATCCCGAACACCAGGAAATCGTTGAAGGCCTGCACCTTGTTGCGCTCCTGCGGGCGGTGTGTCTCCAGCACCAGCGCGGATGCGCCGATGAAGGAGAAATTCCAGCCGACACCGAGCACGATCAGCGTAGCCCAGAAATGCATCGCGGTGATGCCGGAGAGACCGATCGCGGCCGCACCCGCTTCCAGCAGCAAACCGGCCGCGACGATTCTCGGCGCGCCGAAGCGTGCGATCAGCGAGCCCGTGAAGAAGCTCGGCCCGTACATGGCGACGATGTGCCATTGGATGCCGAAATTGGAATCGCTGACGCTGAGGCCGCAGAGCTTCATGGCCAGCGGCGCCGAGGTCATCACCAGATTCATCATGGGATAGGAAATGACGCCGCACAGCGCCGCGGCAATGAAGCGCGGCTGGGTCACGATCTGCATGAGCGGCCGCCCGCCATGGAGATCGGCCGCCGCGGGCTTCGGGATATCGACGCCGGCGACGATGCCCATCGCCACCAGCGCGACCGCGGCCTGGATCACGAAGCTGAACGCGAACAGATAGGGCGGCCAGACGTCCATGGTCCATTGCACGAGCTGCGGACCGAGCACGCCGGCGAACACGCCGCCGGCCATCACCCAGGACACCGCCTTGGGCCGGTACGCTGCGCTGGCGCCGTCGGCGGCCGCGAAGCGATAGGATTGCGCCACCGCGCCATAGAGGCCGCCGAGGAAGGTCGCCAGACAAAACAATGGAAACGATGCGTGCAGAATCGCGAACGCGCCGAGCAGGCCGGTCAGCGTGCCGCAGGCCGTGCCGATGATGAAAGCTGTGCGGCGGCCGAAGCGGCGCGAGATCGCGCCGGTCGGCAGCGTGCCGGCGGCAAGCCCGAGCACATACATCGACAGCGGCACGGTCGCGAGCGACATGTCGGGCGCGAGCGTCGCGCCGACGATCGAGCCGGTGGCGAAGATCACGGCGGAATTGGCGCCGGTCAGGGCCTGCGCGGCCGCAAGGCGCACCACATTGGC is from Bradyrhizobium sp. ISRA430 and encodes:
- a CDS encoding MFS transporter; the encoded protein is MLDNPQSPAIDESSLRYEGWRIVAVCFLLATFGWGLGFYGQSVYVAELQRAHGWPVSLISSGTTFFYLFGALLVVFVGEAIRTYGPRLCLIAGTLAMAAAAVAIGAVREPWQLYLADAVLAFGWAGTSLAMITNTISLWFDHKRGMAISLALNGASFGGIAGVPLLVTMIGHVGFASAMFTAAGAMLVLLLPVILIVVGHPPDRHGWHAATKAKARSSAQIRKDAVRDVGFLTVTVAFALVLFAQVGFIVHLISFLDPVIGRERAAVAVAVLTAMAVVGRVLFSMVIDRLNQRLASALSFLSQAAALLVVINLHNDYVLIAACAVFGFSVGNLITLPSLIMQQEFDSRSFGVLISLNTAINQVTYAFGPGVVGFLRDLSGGYALPFYVCIALEVTAAVLIMVRGGNAKAS
- a CDS encoding MFS transporter — protein: MLDVTAADEIADDARARANVVRLAAAQALTGANSAVIFATGSIVGATLAPDMSLATVPLSMYVLGLAAGTLPTGAISRRFGRRTAFIIGTACGTLTGLLGAFAILHASFPLFCLATFLGGLYGAVAQSYRFAAADGASAAYRPKAVSWVMAGGVFAGVLGPQLVQWTMDVWPPYLFAFSFVIQAAVALVAMGIVAGVDIPKPAAADLHGGRPLMQIVTQPRFIAAALCGVISYPMMNLVMTSAPLAMKLCGLSVSDSNFGIQWHIVAMYGPSFFTGSLIARFGAPRIVAAGLLLEAGAAAIGLSGITAMHFWATLIVLGVGWNFSFIGASALVLETHRPQERNKVQAFNDFLVFGMMAIGSFSSGQLLASYGWSAVNMVVFPPVLLGLVVLSLASWARRRKERLEAAMGEFPDAI